In the Streptobacillus moniliformis DSM 12112 genome, one interval contains:
- a CDS encoding tetratricopeptide repeat protein yields MKKNRIIKEIFIIVLFALAILLIFQYKKLNYDSKTFDYIEDGIVSIYREENEEALKNFEKAYRGNDEDIYEVINYLGDEDILNSFYSNKIGKSSGYAEYREATSLIFANKYEQSIDKLKEASDQGNIGATSFLATYLYSLKRYSEAYEYFEKAYAQNNFTIYPTYVDMKNHLEEFKHMEELYVKFNQNKIEDSERYTLGKFLLDRDDVSVAYKILKPFIEMENVDALFAKASFLEMEGEIENAIKIYRELYIKHKYAKSALKLAEYSDLSTKSKRKKAIEILDQVVEYNKDIQFMKANLLYSNDEWSKAKQIYDSLELLEYIPVYSKLGEYYENSDETNKALEMYKKSFEKGNLNSILNYYSIVKNLEMTSGINPKMSSYIDNLKIASKLGVGAASYEISLLSDDVDTKKKYAIIALSQNELKALELLVDLANKNGDKEKIRVYTNILINNK; encoded by the coding sequence ATGAAGAAAAATAGAATAATAAAAGAAATTTTTATTATAGTTCTTTTCGCATTAGCTATATTATTAATATTTCAATATAAGAAATTAAATTATGATAGCAAAACCTTTGACTATATTGAAGATGGAATAGTTAGTATATATAGGGAAGAAAATGAGGAGGCTTTAAAGAATTTTGAAAAAGCTTATAGAGGTAATGATGAAGATATTTATGAAGTAATAAATTATTTAGGAGATGAAGATATCTTAAATTCATTTTATTCAAATAAAATAGGTAAATCTTCTGGTTATGCAGAGTATAGAGAAGCAACTTCATTAATATTTGCTAATAAATATGAACAGTCTATAGATAAATTAAAAGAAGCTTCTGATCAAGGTAATATAGGAGCAACATCATTTTTAGCAACTTACCTATATTCATTAAAAAGATATAGTGAAGCTTATGAGTATTTTGAAAAAGCATATGCTCAAAATAATTTTACTATATATCCAACATATGTTGATATGAAAAATCATTTAGAAGAATTTAAACATATGGAAGAACTATATGTTAAATTTAATCAAAATAAAATAGAAGATTCAGAAAGATATACTTTAGGTAAATTTCTTTTAGATAGAGATGATGTATCGGTGGCATATAAGATACTTAAGCCTTTTATAGAAATGGAAAATGTTGATGCTTTATTTGCTAAAGCTAGCTTTTTAGAAATGGAAGGTGAAATTGAAAATGCTATAAAAATATATAGAGAGCTATATATTAAGCATAAATATGCAAAATCAGCATTAAAACTTGCTGAGTATTCAGATTTATCTACTAAAAGTAAGAGAAAAAAAGCTATAGAAATACTTGATCAAGTTGTTGAATATAATAAGGATATTCAATTTATGAAAGCCAATTTACTATATAGTAATGATGAATGGAGTAAAGCAAAACAAATTTATGATAGTTTAGAATTATTAGAATATATTCCTGTATATAGTAAATTAGGTGAATATTATGAAAATTCAGATGAAACAAATAAAGCATTAGAAATGTATAAGAAGAGTTTTGAAAAAGGAAACTTAAATTCAATTCTTAATTATTATTCTATAGTAAAAAATTTAGAGATGACATCAGGAATAAATCCTAAGATGTCTAGCTATATTGATAATTTAAAGATAGCATCTAAACTTGGAGTTGGAGCTGCAAGTTATGAAATTTCATTATTAAGTGATGATGTAGATACTAAGAAAAAATATGCTATTATAGCACTTTCTCAAAATGAACTTAAAGCTTTAGAGCTACTAGTGGATCTAGCTAATAAAAATGGTGATAAAGAAAAAATAAGAGTATATACTAATATATTGATAAATAATAAATAA
- the metG gene encoding methionine--tRNA ligase — protein MNNFYITTPIYYPNAKPHIGTAYTTIICDVVARYNNLKGKNVRLITGIDEHGQKIQESAEKNNVTPQQWVDKMKEDFINLWDILNIDYSEFVRTTSDKHKFTVGDIIRKVYENGDIYSGEYIGKYSVSEETFVTESQLVDGLYMGKPVIDMKEKSFFFKLSKYEDKLLKFYEEHPNFIRPNNRKNEVISFIKQGLQDLSISRTTFNWGIPLELEKGHIVYVWFDALNSYLTAAGYNSEIFDIYWNNSEVVHMVGKDILRFHAIIWPAMLMAAGIKLPDVLAVHGWWTKDGQKMSKSLGNVVDPIDEVNKYGLDQFRYFLLREATFGQDADYSNMAVIQRINSDLANDLGNLLNRVIGMQNKYFDSIVYGINELNDLDNEIINLWSETLKNIDIYYSEYNFSEMLKCIWKFISRLNKYIDESEPWTLYKNNDMGRLKTVLYNLIDGIYKIAVLISPVMPDSSKKILNQLALEEKELSLENIKEWGMYPENNKLNKAEVLFPRIELPKSEFEENLIINNPINIEHFNEVDIRVVEIKKVERVVENNSLLRFIVDTGTELRQIVSAVARYYKNEQSLVGKKVMAVLNLKPVEIRGILSQGMLLTTAEKKKVSLVEIDPLVKVSTSIK, from the coding sequence ATGAATAATTTCTATATTACAACACCAATTTATTATCCTAATGCTAAACCACATATAGGTACAGCTTATACAACAATAATTTGTGATGTTGTTGCAAGATATAATAACCTAAAAGGTAAAAATGTTAGATTAATTACTGGAATTGATGAACATGGTCAAAAAATACAAGAATCTGCTGAAAAAAATAATGTAACACCTCAACAATGGGTAGACAAAATGAAAGAAGATTTTATTAATTTATGGGATATACTTAATATAGATTATTCTGAATTTGTAAGAACTACTAGTGATAAACATAAATTTACAGTAGGAGATATAATTAGAAAAGTTTATGAAAATGGAGATATATATAGTGGAGAATATATAGGTAAATATTCAGTAAGTGAAGAAACTTTTGTTACAGAATCACAATTAGTAGATGGCTTATACATGGGTAAACCTGTAATTGATATGAAAGAGAAGTCTTTTTTCTTTAAGTTATCAAAATATGAAGATAAGTTACTAAAGTTTTATGAAGAACATCCTAATTTTATTAGACCAAATAACAGAAAAAATGAAGTTATTTCATTTATAAAACAAGGACTGCAAGATTTATCTATTTCAAGAACTACATTTAATTGGGGGATACCATTAGAACTTGAAAAAGGACACATAGTTTATGTATGGTTTGATGCACTAAATTCATATTTAACTGCTGCTGGATATAATAGTGAAATTTTTGACATATATTGGAATAATTCAGAAGTAGTTCATATGGTAGGTAAGGATATATTAAGATTTCATGCAATAATATGGCCAGCTATGCTTATGGCAGCAGGTATAAAATTACCTGATGTATTAGCAGTACATGGTTGGTGGACAAAAGATGGTCAAAAAATGTCTAAATCTTTAGGTAATGTTGTAGATCCTATAGATGAGGTAAATAAATATGGTTTAGATCAGTTTAGATATTTCTTATTAAGAGAGGCAACATTTGGTCAGGATGCTGACTATTCTAACATGGCAGTTATTCAAAGAATAAATTCAGATCTTGCAAATGATTTAGGTAACTTATTAAATAGAGTAATTGGAATGCAAAATAAGTATTTTGATTCTATAGTTTATGGAATAAATGAATTAAATGATCTTGATAATGAAATAATAAATTTATGGTCTGAAACATTAAAAAATATTGATATTTATTATTCGGAATATAATTTTTCTGAAATGCTTAAATGTATATGGAAATTTATATCGAGATTAAATAAATATATAGATGAATCAGAACCATGGACTTTATATAAAAATAATGATATGGGTAGACTTAAAACAGTGCTATATAACCTAATTGATGGAATATATAAAATAGCTGTATTAATTTCTCCTGTAATGCCAGATTCATCTAAAAAAATACTAAATCAATTAGCTTTAGAAGAAAAAGAATTATCACTTGAGAATATTAAAGAATGGGGAATGTATCCAGAAAATAATAAATTAAATAAAGCTGAAGTTCTATTTCCAAGAATAGAATTACCTAAGTCTGAATTTGAAGAAAATTTAATAATAAATAATCCTATTAATATAGAGCATTTTAATGAAGTAGATATAAGGGTTGTGGAAATAAAAAAAGTAGAAAGAGTTGTTGAAAATAATTCTTTACTAAGATTTATAGTAGATACTGGAACAGAGCTTAGACAAATAGTTTCTGCTGTTGCAAGATATTATAAAAATGAACAAAGTTTAGTAGGTAAAAAAGTAATGGCAGTTTTAAACTTAAAACCTGTGGAAATTAGAGGTATACTTTCTCAAGGTATGTTACTTACTACAGCAGAGAAAAAGAAAGTTTCATTAGTTGAAATAGATCCTTTGGTTAAGGTTTCAACAAGTATAAAATAG
- a CDS encoding dihydrofolate reductase, producing the protein MIHIVVAVGENNEIGKDNKMLWHNSEELRFFRKLTLNHKIVMGKNTYLSIGRPLDLRENIVISTTLEENEDIYVLRNIDKILEKYVDSDEIIYVIGGENIYKQFLKYTEKIYLSKIDGKFPDADRYFPSINYDEYSTEVVNYNTFKLYIYTRRKDE; encoded by the coding sequence ATGATACATATTGTAGTTGCAGTAGGTGAAAATAATGAAATAGGTAAGGATAATAAAATGCTTTGGCATAATTCTGAGGAATTAAGATTTTTTAGAAAACTTACTTTAAATCATAAAATAGTTATGGGTAAAAACACATATTTATCTATAGGTAGACCCTTAGATTTAAGAGAAAATATAGTAATAAGTACTACTTTAGAAGAAAATGAGGATATTTATGTATTAAGAAATATAGATAAAATATTAGAAAAATATGTAGATAGTGATGAAATAATATATGTTATTGGTGGAGAAAATATATATAAACAATTTTTAAAATATACAGAAAAAATATATCTTTCTAAAATAGATGGAAAATTTCCAGATGCTGATAGATATTTTCCTAGTATAAATTATGATGAATATTCTACTGAAGTTGTAAACTATAATACATTTAAGCTATATATATACACAAGGAGGAAAGATGAATAA
- a CDS encoding tRNA (cytidine(34)-2'-O)-methyltransferase, translating to MNIVLYQPEMPYNTGNIGRSCVITNTTLHLIKPLGFEISDKHIKRTGLDYWKYVDLKIWESFEDFMENKGSGKIYFATTKTDRKYSDVQFEEDDYIMFGPESRGLPEEILNRYKEQNITIPMLKIGRSLNLSNSAVIILYEALRQQNFEFNMEDEKVEAIRKDLTVKGATLK from the coding sequence GTGAATATAGTCTTATATCAACCAGAAATGCCGTATAATACGGGTAATATTGGAAGAAGTTGTGTGATAACTAATACAACTCTTCATTTAATCAAACCATTAGGTTTTGAAATTAGTGATAAGCATATAAAAAGAACAGGATTAGATTACTGGAAATATGTTGATTTAAAAATATGGGAATCATTTGAAGACTTTATGGAAAATAAAGGTAGTGGAAAAATATATTTTGCTACAACTAAAACTGATAGAAAATACAGTGATGTACAATTTGAAGAAGATGACTATATAATGTTTGGACCAGAATCTCGTGGATTACCAGAAGAAATTTTAAATAGATATAAAGAACAAAATATTACTATACCTATGCTAAAAATTGGTAGATCACTTAATCTATCAAATTCAGCTGTAATAATACTTTATGAGGCATTAAGACAGCAAAACTTTGAATTTAATATGGAAGATGAAAAAGTAGAAGCAATTAGAAAAGATTTAACAGTTAAAGGAGCAACACTTAAATGA
- a CDS encoding site-2 protease family protein codes for MKIMFFIIIITLIILSLIIFLHELGHFYTAKKFNMPVSEFSIGMGPLIYSREKNGTQYSLRAIPLGGYVLIEGMVEISKDDKEFKDYSEEEIREYNNKGFISHPKFEKIIVLLAGVFMNFITALIAFMILALITGRPITFAFAAFWKSFYATFVGLKMLVTGAVKAKEMVGPVGLPLIFAHHINTYGYLVLLQLYAILSINIGIFNLLPIPALDGGRVLFVLLEYFGIKLNKKLEEKIHTIGIILLLMLMAYVVFNDVTKYISFWGQK; via the coding sequence ATGAAGATAATGTTTTTTATTATAATAATTACATTAATAATATTAAGTTTAATAATATTTTTACATGAATTAGGGCATTTTTATACTGCAAAAAAATTCAATATGCCAGTATCGGAATTTTCTATAGGAATGGGGCCTTTAATTTATAGCAGAGAAAAAAATGGAACACAGTATAGTTTAAGAGCTATACCTCTTGGTGGATATGTATTAATAGAAGGTATGGTTGAAATTAGTAAAGATGATAAAGAATTTAAAGATTATAGTGAGGAAGAAATAAGAGAGTATAATAATAAAGGCTTTATATCACACCCTAAGTTTGAAAAAATAATAGTATTATTAGCTGGTGTTTTTATGAACTTTATTACAGCTTTAATAGCATTTATGATACTTGCTTTAATAACAGGAAGACCTATAACTTTTGCTTTTGCAGCATTTTGGAAATCATTTTATGCAACATTTGTAGGATTAAAAATGTTAGTTACAGGAGCAGTTAAAGCAAAAGAAATGGTTGGACCTGTAGGACTACCTTTAATATTTGCACATCACATTAATACTTATGGTTATTTAGTATTATTACAGCTATATGCTATTTTATCTATAAATATAGGGATATTTAATTTACTACCTATACCTGCTTTAGATGGTGGTCGTGTACTATTTGTTTTACTTGAGTATTTTGGAATTAAATTAAATAAGAAATTAGAAGAAAAAATACATACTATAGGAATTATCTTATTATTAATGCTTATGGCATATGTAGTATTTAATGATGTTACAAAATATATATCATTTTGGGGGCAAAAGTGA
- a CDS encoding TrmB family transcriptional regulator, whose protein sequence is MDKELIFNQLVDIGFTDIEAKIYLYLIKHPGENPTQISKEIDVSRSSVYKSMKIMEKKGIIKLHPTNDDSKNYSVIDPSIYLNKFEKEIAETINSLKMSLDSLYSQYNMDGIYLFDRVDNLTYKIIELIKTTENILIVVGNIYDEIFRNIIKDLEEKNVLVYINEETSTDELVLIKDNKEMVLKDSNSMLYTKNILLINQISKRIKMEMEK, encoded by the coding sequence ATGGATAAAGAATTAATTTTTAATCAACTTGTAGATATAGGGTTTACAGATATAGAAGCAAAGATTTACCTATATTTAATTAAGCATCCTGGGGAAAATCCAACTCAAATTTCAAAAGAAATAGATGTTTCAAGAAGTTCTGTGTATAAGTCTATGAAAATTATGGAAAAAAAGGGTATAATTAAATTACATCCAACAAATGATGATTCTAAAAACTATAGTGTTATAGATCCAAGTATATATCTTAATAAATTTGAAAAGGAGATTGCAGAAACTATTAATAGTTTAAAGATGAGTTTAGATAGTTTGTATTCTCAGTATAATATGGATGGAATATATTTATTTGATAGAGTTGATAATTTAACATATAAGATAATTGAGTTAATAAAAACTACAGAAAATATTTTAATAGTAGTAGGTAATATATATGATGAAATATTTAGAAATATAATAAAAGATTTAGAAGAAAAAAATGTTTTAGTATATATTAATGAGGAAACATCTACAGATGAACTTGTTTTAATTAAAGACAATAAAGAAATGGTTTTAAAAGATAGTAATTCTATGTTGTATACAAAGAATATTTTACTGATAAATCAAATTAGTAAAAGAATTAAAATGGAAATGGAGAAATGA